The following proteins are encoded in a genomic region of Flexivirga oryzae:
- a CDS encoding FCD domain-containing protein yields MADHVRQLVLTGQVREGEFIRIDRISELLNISITPVREGLLTLQAEGFVELIPRRGFMVRAFSAQDVADMYWVQGQIEGELTRRAADHFAASGVDELSAIQAELEEAGAKRDHQRVAELNFQFHHAIATVVPSSRMRWFLKTVSHMAPGQLFPQVTGWTNAAVNEHGDIIEALRVGDGEAAARAMTAHVVHAGVILASQFDQSTPAAPSSETTRRPH; encoded by the coding sequence GTGGCCGACCACGTCCGACAGTTGGTGTTGACGGGTCAGGTGCGGGAGGGGGAATTCATCCGCATCGACCGCATCTCGGAGTTGCTTAACATCAGCATCACGCCCGTCCGAGAGGGGCTGCTCACGCTCCAAGCCGAGGGATTCGTCGAGCTCATCCCGCGGCGCGGCTTCATGGTCCGTGCCTTCTCAGCACAAGATGTCGCGGACATGTACTGGGTCCAGGGACAGATCGAGGGGGAGCTCACGCGGCGCGCCGCAGATCACTTCGCCGCCTCCGGTGTCGACGAGCTCAGCGCGATCCAGGCCGAACTGGAGGAAGCGGGCGCCAAGAGAGACCACCAGCGCGTCGCCGAACTCAACTTCCAGTTTCATCACGCCATCGCCACCGTCGTCCCGAGCTCCCGGATGCGCTGGTTCCTCAAGACTGTGTCACACATGGCCCCGGGGCAGCTCTTCCCGCAGGTCACAGGATGGACCAATGCCGCCGTGAACGAGCACGGCGACATCATCGAAGCGCTGCGCGTCGGCGACGGCGAGGCCGCAGCGAGGGCCATGACGGCCCACGTCGTGCATGCAGGCGTCATCCTGGCCTCGCAGTTCGACCAATCAACTCCTGCCGCACCATCATCCGAGACGACGAGGCGTCCTCATTAG
- a CDS encoding IS110 family transposase, producing MFTERTSVGLDVHARSVAAAAIDGVTGEVFKTRLVPSSEQILGWVRDLPGPVAVAYEAGPTGFGLARSLTGASIRCEVVAPSKLQRPAGDRVKTDARDALHLAKLLRLDEYTPVRVPSVAQEAARDLVRAREAARSDLMRARHRCSKLLLRHGIVYYGGKAWTHKHDDWLLSQRFDQPGTQAAFEDAYEQVVLVTGRRDRLDAIITAMAADSEFTTMTRRLGCLRGIGTLTGFALAVEINDWDRFTGASIGAYLGLVPSEHSSGATRAQGAITKTGNTHVRRLLVEAAWHHRKPYRPTAILRRRWEQAPPPVVARAQAGNRRLHQRWAHYAERKKRPVVANVAVARELAGWCWSLATMAE from the coding sequence GTGTTTACCGAGCGTACGAGTGTAGGGCTGGATGTGCACGCCCGATCTGTGGCGGCGGCTGCGATCGATGGCGTCACGGGTGAGGTGTTCAAGACGCGGCTGGTGCCGTCGAGTGAGCAGATTCTGGGCTGGGTGCGGGACTTGCCGGGCCCGGTGGCGGTGGCGTATGAGGCGGGTCCGACCGGTTTCGGGCTGGCGCGTTCGCTGACCGGTGCGAGCATCCGGTGCGAGGTCGTCGCGCCTTCCAAGCTGCAACGCCCTGCCGGTGACCGGGTCAAGACCGACGCGCGGGACGCGTTGCACTTGGCGAAGTTGCTGCGCCTGGACGAGTACACCCCGGTGCGGGTGCCGTCGGTGGCTCAGGAGGCCGCGCGGGATCTGGTGCGTGCCCGCGAAGCGGCCCGTTCGGATCTGATGCGTGCCCGGCACCGGTGCTCGAAACTGTTGCTGCGTCACGGGATTGTGTATTACGGCGGGAAGGCGTGGACGCACAAGCACGACGACTGGTTACTGTCCCAGCGGTTCGACCAGCCCGGCACACAGGCCGCGTTCGAGGATGCCTACGAGCAGGTCGTGCTGGTCACCGGTCGCCGCGACCGGCTGGACGCGATCATCACGGCGATGGCCGCCGACAGCGAGTTCACGACGATGACCCGCCGGCTGGGGTGCCTGCGCGGCATCGGCACCCTGACCGGGTTCGCCCTCGCCGTGGAGATCAACGACTGGGACCGGTTCACCGGAGCCAGTATCGGCGCCTACCTCGGACTGGTGCCTTCGGAGCACTCCTCCGGTGCCACCCGCGCCCAAGGCGCGATCACCAAGACCGGCAACACGCACGTGCGCCGGTTACTGGTCGAGGCGGCCTGGCACCACCGCAAGCCATACCGGCCCACCGCGATCCTGCGCCGCCGCTGGGAGCAAGCCCCGCCACCAGTGGTCGCCCGGGCACAGGCCGGCAACCGGCGCCTGCACCAGCGGTGGGCACACTATGCCGAGCGCAAGAAGCGGCCAGTGGTCGCCAACGTCGCCGTCGCCCGGGAACTGGCCGGCTGGTGCTGGTCGCTGGCCACCATGGCCGAATAG
- a CDS encoding IS1380 family transposase → MRLSHTLGRTSVAFDDPNLVSAGGLVPVLALAESAGLRELTDERLSVPTDKGANAGLKVASLVAGMVAGADSIDDMGLLRHGGMGRVFTRAYAPSTLGSFLRAFTFGHVRQLDAVASRFLIGLADRAGTAETGPGSDGGYMLLDVDDTIIEVHGHAKQGAGFGYSGVRGLNALLATVTTAGRAPVIVAQRLRKGACGSPRGAKRLVADAVKTTRRVLGEDRPVLVRADSAFYTRGAVHGALKGGAAVSVTVRMNTAVKKAISAIGDDGWTPIEYTDAIFDEETKTWISRAEVTEIDFTAFASAKKADRVPGRLVVRRIPDFNADRNKAAGQDTLFDVWRFHAFFTTSDKAVLDTVAADKTHRHHAIIEQVHADLKNSALAHLPSGRFNANAAWLVLAVMAFNLTRAATALSGTDLATATTATIRHKLITVPARVATSARRITVHLPRDWPWETAWAAMFDRVSDPPAVPVA, encoded by the coding sequence GTGCGACTCTCTCACACTCTTGGGCGAACCTCAGTAGCGTTCGATGATCCGAATCTCGTGTCGGCTGGCGGACTGGTCCCGGTGCTGGCGCTGGCCGAGTCCGCGGGGCTGCGGGAACTGACCGATGAGCGGTTGTCGGTACCGACGGACAAGGGCGCGAACGCTGGTTTGAAAGTGGCGTCGCTGGTCGCCGGGATGGTTGCCGGCGCGGACAGTATTGATGACATGGGCCTGCTGCGGCACGGCGGGATGGGCCGGGTCTTCACTCGGGCGTACGCCCCCTCGACGCTGGGATCGTTCCTACGAGCGTTCACCTTCGGTCACGTCCGCCAACTGGACGCGGTCGCCTCGCGGTTCTTGATCGGCCTTGCCGATCGGGCCGGCACCGCTGAAACCGGGCCAGGTTCCGACGGCGGCTACATGTTGCTCGATGTCGATGACACGATCATCGAGGTCCACGGGCACGCCAAGCAGGGTGCCGGGTTCGGCTACTCCGGGGTCCGCGGCTTGAACGCGCTCCTGGCCACGGTCACCACGGCCGGCCGCGCGCCGGTGATCGTGGCCCAACGGCTGCGCAAGGGGGCGTGCGGGTCACCACGCGGCGCGAAACGACTGGTCGCCGACGCGGTGAAAACCACCCGCCGCGTGCTGGGTGAAGACCGGCCGGTGCTGGTTCGGGCGGATTCGGCCTTCTATACCCGCGGGGCAGTCCACGGCGCTCTCAAAGGGGGTGCCGCGGTGTCGGTCACGGTTAGGATGAACACCGCGGTGAAGAAAGCGATCTCGGCGATCGGTGATGACGGATGGACCCCGATCGAGTACACCGACGCCATCTTCGACGAAGAAACCAAGACGTGGATCTCGCGGGCCGAGGTCACCGAAATCGACTTCACCGCGTTCGCCTCAGCGAAGAAAGCTGACCGGGTCCCCGGCCGGTTGGTGGTGCGCCGAATCCCGGACTTCAACGCCGACAGGAACAAGGCAGCCGGGCAGGACACCCTGTTCGACGTGTGGCGCTTCCACGCGTTTTTCACCACCTCCGATAAGGCCGTGCTGGACACCGTGGCCGCGGACAAGACCCACCGACATCACGCGATCATCGAACAAGTCCACGCGGACCTGAAGAACTCAGCCCTCGCCCACCTACCCTCCGGACGGTTCAACGCGAACGCTGCCTGGCTGGTGCTGGCCGTAATGGCGTTCAACCTCACCCGTGCCGCCACGGCCCTGTCCGGCACTGACTTGGCCACGGCGACCACCGCCACGATCCGGCACAAGCTGATCACCGTGCCCGCACGAGTCGCGACCTCAGCGCGCCGGATCACCGTGCACCTGCCACGGGACTGGCCATGGGAAACCGCGTGGGCGGCGATGTTCGACCGCGTCAGCGACCCACCCGCCGTGCCCGTGGCCTGA